From Mesorhizobium sp. Pch-S:
TTTTCGTAGACGGACAATTCTCGTGACGGCATCGAGCGGCGCGTCCGGCCGAAATCCACCGAGCGCAGGGCATCTTCGATGCGCGCTTCGGCCTCGGTGCGGGAAAGCCGGCCATTATAGGTGGCGCTGACCAGCAAGGTTTCGTCGGCAGACAGTGCCGGGAACTCGGCATCCTTCTGGAATGTGCGCACCAGACCCGCCCGCGAGATGCGATGCGCCGGCCAGCGATCGATGCGCTCGCCCATGAAACGCACTTCGCCCGCCGTCGGTCCGAACGGGACGCCGGTGATCAGGTTGAACAAGGTGCTCTTGCCGGATCCATTGGGGCCCGCAATGCCGAGGATTTCGCCGCGCGTGACGGTGAAGCTGACGTCGTTGACCGCCTTCAACCCACCGAAAAACTTGCAGGCCCCTGCGATCTCGAGAATGTTTTCGTTCATGCGTGTCGCTCGATGGAGAGGGTGCCGCGCCTGGAGCGTTTCCGTTGCTCACGGAAACGCTCCAATTCCTTGTTTTCATGCAATTCCAAGGAAAGCCGTTGCGCAGCTTTCCTGGAATGGCTCTGAGCGCGGGTCTGCCGGATCACTTCATCCAGACAGGCTGCTTGAACTCGCCGCCTGCATAGTCCTTCGGATAGAACAGCACGCGCTTGCCATCCTGGATCTGATAGAATTGGATCGGCATTCCGTCCTTGCCCTGGACCGCGAGGTGCGTGGCCGGGTCAAATCGCGTGCGCCCCATGGCAGTCTGCTTGTCGGCCTTGCCGATCTCGGCACCGATTTCCTTGCGCTTGGCAGGATCGCCGACCTTGGCCAGTGCGTCGGCATAGAGCATCACCTGCTCGTAGAGCATGACGCCATAGGAGCCGGGCTCGACATTGTATGCGGCCTTGTACTTGCCGATGACTTCGTCGGCGCGCGGGTTGCTGGCTGCGCGCACCGGGCCGCCGAGGGCGTTGTAGACGATGCCCGAGGACTTCTCCTTGGTCAGTTCCAGGAACTCCGGCACCGACGGTGCATACTGGATGAAGACGAGGCTGTTGGTCGGATTTTCCATGAACTGACGCATGAAGGTCGCGGCGTTCGCGGAGACGTAGTCGGTGTTGATCAGCAGGGCAGGCGGATCCTGTCGTACCTTGGCGAGGAAACCCCGCCAGTCGTTGATCTCGCCGAAGGGCAGCAGGTCATTCTGCGTCACTTCCCAGCCGGCAGCCTTGAAGGCCTCGGCCATGCCGTTGGCAATACCCTTCGAATAGGGATTGTCGGATGCCACCAGCGCCACTTTCTTGTTCGGCAGCTTCAGCTTGCCGCTCGTGGCAAGTTCGTCGATGACCGGCACGATCTCGGTGTTGTAGGCGTCATAGGACGGCGTCAGCGACCACACGGTGGTGAAGCGGGACGGGTCCGGCGAGACGATGTCCTTCGTCTGCTGCGAATTGCCCGAGACAAGATAGATCATGTCCTGCTCGGCCATCATGTCGATTTCAAAATTGCTGGTCGACGCATAGCCCGTGAAGATGGCGCCCGTCGCCTGGTCGCCGAGCAGGCGCTCGGCCGCGGTGGCGACCTTGTCGGCGCTGGCATCGCCGACATCGGCAACGACGGCTTCGAAAGTGTGGCCGGCGATGCCGCCGGCCTTGTTGAGATCCTCCACTGCGAGCTTGACGCCGTTGGCCACTTCCTGGCCGTCTGCTGCGGCAGGGCCGGTGAGGGGAGCAAGAATGCCCAGCTTGATCACGTCGGCGCTGGCGAAAGCGGTTGAGGCAGCCAGTGCGAGCGCAGAGACCGCGCCCATGAAAATACGTCTTGTCAGCATGTCGTTCCCCTTGCCGTTTTTATGTCTGGAGCGGTTCCATTTTCACGGAAACGCGGAGATGCTCTAACTCTTTGTTTCTGCACAATTCCGGTCGCAAAACTGCTGCGCCTTTTTGCCGGAATTGCTCTAGCGTGTTCCACAGTTGTCGATGATCGCTGCGGCGATCACCTTCGTCGTCTCGATCAGGCTTTCAATCTCCACGCATTCATTGTCGCCATGGAAGCCGTCGCCGGCCGGTCCGTAAATCACCGGCACCACGCCTGCGCCGGCATAGTGGGCGGCGTCGGTGACGGCTTCGAAGCCTTTGATCTCGGGCGTCTTGCGCTGCACATGCCGCGCCCGTTCGGCGAGCGATGAGACCAGAGGGTGATCGGCGGGTGTGTTCATCGGCGGGAAGTTCAGGCCGAACAGATCCCATTCGATCGCCGGAGGATGATCACGCATCCAGGCGTCCGTCTGCGCGAAATGGCTGACAAAGTTTTCGAATTCTGCCTTCACGTCCTCGAACCGCTCCTGCGGCATGAACTTGTAGTCGAGGTCGATGGTAACGATGTCGGGAATGATCGCGGCATTGGTCATGATCAGCGGCGTGCCATCGGGCCCGAGGCCCGCGCCACCGCGGATGACTCCGGGGTTGATCGTGGCGAGGCCGGCCGGCGTCAGCGGATGCCAGTTGTCGCGACAGCGTGACTGCTCGAAATCGCGCAAGGCCATGAGGAAACGCGTCGCGAGCTCAATGGCGTTGACGCCGGGCTCCAGGCGACCCTGGACGTGGGGTTGCGGCCACATCGAATTGAAGCGCCAGCCGGCATGAGCCTGCTTGCCGAAGATGGTGACCCTGACCCAGGTCAAGCCGCCTTCGGCTGGTACAATGTTGCCCCATGTCGGCTCGGCAATGATCGCGCGCCGGGCGAGCCGCTTTTCGCGCTTCACCAGATCCATGGCGCCGAAACCGCCGGCTTCCTCGTCGACGACGCTGTGAATGGCCAACCGGCCTTCGAGCTTGATACCGGCCTGCTTCACTGCGCGTGCCGCTGCCACGCAGGCAGCGACGCCGGCCTTCATGTCGACGGCGCCGCGCCCCCAGAGCTTGCCTTCGGCGATCTCTCCGCCAAAAGGATCGCGCGCCCAGCGGCTTGCGTCGCCGACCGGGACGACGTCGATGTGGCCGCACAGGATCAGGCTCCTGTCGTCGGAGCCGTCCCATTCGCCGATCAGGTTCGGCCGACCGGGGAACACATCCCAGCCGCGCGTTTCGAAACCAAGGTCCTTGAGGTGCCCGTCGAGAAGAAGCTGAAGGTCCGCCTCTCGGTTGATGCCTTGCTCGACCTGGAACTTTGGATTGACGGAAGGGATCCTGACCAGGTCGCGTGCCAGATTGACGACATAGTCCCGGTCGGCGTCGATACGGCTCCAGACTTCGTTGGTTCCATCGCTCATCGGCTCGTCCCTTCCAATTCAGCAATCAGCGCGTCGGTGGTGACCTGACGGCAATAACCCTTGATGGTGTTGAGTGAGTTGTTGTGCCGTTCGCCGGTGTAGGTGGCGCACGCATCGGTCACCTGGGTCACCAGATAGCCGAGGTCGCAGGCATCGCGGATGGCACTTTCCACGCACTGGTCGGTGAGGATGCCACTGATGACCAACTGGCGGACGCCGAGATTGCGCAGGATGTAGTCGATGTGGGTGGAGACGAAGACCGACGATGACGACTTGGGCAGGCTGATCTCATCGTCGCCGGGAGCAAGCTCGTCGATGACCTTGCCATCCCACGAGCCCCTGGGCACGTTGAAGCCGGTGATCTTGTAGTCGAGGCTGCGGTCGCGCCCGTCCTTGGTCAGGCTTTCGATGGTGGTGTACATCACCTCGATGCGGCTGTTCCGGAATGCCTGTTGCAGGCGCTGCATGTTGGGGATGACGCGATTGCCGAGTTCGTCGAAAAACCAGCCATATCGGCGGTCGAATTCGGCGTCTTCGAGCTCGGCGAACTCGGCGCCTTTGCGATGGGCCGAGAAATTCTGGACATCGATGAAAAGCAGGGCGGATTGCTCGGGCACGAGCGCCACGTCGCGGGTCAGCATGATGGGTCGGTCTCCGGCTTGGCTGCACTGCAAACGGCGTTCATTTCGCGCGCGGTGGTGATGGCGCATGCACGCGGATGGGGTACTGTGGCGAGACTTGCGTCTGCGTGAGATTTTCCGCGCCGATGCCTTGAGTTGCCCGGCGCTGAAGGCCGTCTGGGGAGGCCGGTCGGGATGTGAAGGTCGGCCAGGAGATCTTGGGGACTATGCTTGCAGTCAAGAAAAAGGAGACACTGCGCCGCGCTGGCGATCCCCTTAGGCGAAGGGACCTCAACACGCGATGCGCGCAGTGCTGATGGCAAGTTGACTTCCAATTTCAGTTCCCATTCTTTTTTCCAAAAGATGATGAAAAAATTCCATCAATGTCAATCGATAAAACGATATTGACTGAAAAATTTCTATATGGAAGGGTGCGGCATGGAGCTACGCCAACAGATCGACAGCCTTGCCGAAACGCTTACCCCTGCCGAGCGAAAGCTCGCGGCGGCGCTCCTGTCCGACTATCCGTTCGCCGGGTTGCAGACGATCCAGACACTCGCCGAGCAGACGGGCGTGTCGGCGCCCTCGATCACCCGCTTCGTCACGAAACTGGGGTGTCACGGCTACCAGGATTTCCAACGGCGGCTGATCGGCGAACTGAAGGAGGGTCACCGCTCTCCCGTCGATCTGCATGAACGCATGACCAGCGGCGGCGCGGATTTCCTGCAGTCCTTCCTGGATCTTACCGCGGAGGCGGTCCGCGCTGTCGGCGAGTCGCTGACGCAGAGCCAGTTCGAAAGGATCTGCGACCTGCTGGCAGATGACAAGCGTGCCATTTACATCGTCGGCGGCCGTATCAGTGATGCCATCGCGCAGCACTTCTCGCGGCATCTGCGGCAGGTCAGGCGCAATGTTTTCCACCTGCCGCCCGATACCGAGATCTGGCCTGAATATATCCTGCGCATGCGCGCGCGTGACCTGCTGATCATCTTCGACTTCCGGCGCTATCAGCAGCGGCTGGTCGAACTGGCGGACAAGGTGCGCCGATCGGCAGGGACCTCTGTCATACTCGTCACGGACAAGTGGATGTCGCCCGCTGCCGCCTATGCGGCCGAGGTCATCGCGTTGCCGACTGAAAACAGGACCGCATGGGACAGCTATGCCGGCGCGCTTGCGGTTGTCGACGCCTTGGTTGCAAGCATTTCCGAGCGGGACTGGGATGCGACGCGAGACCGTATCAAGGCGTGGGACGCGGTCCGGTTCGAGCGAAGCGACAAGTCCGGGGAATGAATTCACGACGATGAGTCGATTGCGGCTCATCTCCTTGCCGGACGTCGGCCTCAATCATGAAGCCAACGTCCGTTGGGGTTGGCAGCCGAAATCACATGACCAGCAGCGGGGCTTTCCCGGAAACACGATCGTAAAGATCGATCACGTCCTGGTTGAACATGCGCACGCAGCCTGCTGACGCCGATTTGCCGATCGAACGCCACTGCGGCGAGCCGTGGATGCGGTAGAGCGTGTCCTTGCCGTCCTTGAAAATGTACAGCGCACGCGCGCCCAGCGGGTTGGTCACACCGGGCTGCATGCCCTGCCGCCATTTTTCCAGCTTCTGATCGCGGCGGATCATGGACGCCGGTGGCGTCCAGGTCGGCCATTTGCGCTTCCATTGCACGATCGCGCGCCCTTTCCAGGCGTGACCTTGCTTGCCAAGTCCGACGCCATAGCGCATGGCCTTGCCGTTGGGCTGGACCAGATAGAGGAAGTTCTGTCGCGTATCGACGACGATCGATCCGGCTGGTTCTCCCGTCGGATCATCGACAAGCTGGCGCAGGAACTTGGGATCGACCTTGCCAACATCGATGGCCGGCAGGCTATAGCCGCCGTCATCGATGGCCGCATACCTCCCCGTATCCCTGCCCTGGTAGGATGCGGGCTCGATTTTTGCCGGAGCCATGGCTGTCGTTGCTGCAATGGCCGGCATTGGCGGAAAGACTGCGGCGGCTTTTGTGTTGGCCTGGACGGTCTGTGAGCATCCGGCGGCGATCATGAGCGGCAGAACCGCAATGCCCGGCAAGCACCGCCGAAGCATCGAGAGGATAGTCATTTCTGGTTTGTTGCCTTTTATGGATATGGAATGTGGGCTGAAAGCCGTGCTTTCTTCTTCATCTCAACATGACCACGATGTGGCCCTTGGGCGCCGCAAAGCAGATTGTTTTGCCATGTGGTGTGCGGGCAACATCTTTCCTGCCGTCTGTGGTAATGCAGGGCCGATATGCGAAAGCAGAGGTCACCCGGGCTGAGGTTTTTCCGTCAGGTCGCGACGCAGGAATTCGTTCAGCCGCTCGACCGCGGGCGTCGCCGACATCGGATTGCGCATGATCCCGATTTCCAGATCGGGAAGCGGCGGCAGGCCCTCGTTCTCACCGATGATGCGCAGGGAAGGCGGCACGCTCAATTGTGCCAGTCCGGCAACGGCCAAACCGGCCTGAACGACGGCGATGAGACCGAGCAGGCTGGCGCTGGAATAGGTGCAGTGAAAGGTGCGGTCTATGCTGGACAGCACCTGCAACATGTTCACACGCGCCGCACAACCGGGTTCGAACAGGGCGACCGGCAAAGGATCCTTTTCCCAGGCGACGTGATTTGGCGAAGCAACCCAGACACAACGCTCCAGCCGCAGCACTTCGAGCGCCTGGTCCGGCAGTCGGGTGATGATAGCGAGATCCAGCCGGCCTTCCTCCAGCGTCTTCACCAATGCAGTCGATTGCTCGCAGACAAGCTCCACCGTCACCAGCGGATGCGCGGCGGAGAACCGCGACAGAACCGGTGGCAACAGATAGGCGGCATAGTCGTCCGGGACGCCGAGCCGGACACTGCCCGCTTCCTCGGGGCGGGTAACGCTGGCCAGGGCTTCATCCGAGAGCTTCAGCAACCGCCGGGCATAGACCAGGAATTCCTCACCGGCGGCATTCGGCACTACCGCGCGCGGTGTGCGGATCAGGAGCGGCTTTCCGATCGTCTGCTCAAGCCGCTGCATCTGCATGCTGACGGCAGACTGGCTTCGCCCGACACGTGGGGCGGCATTGGAAAAGCTGCCGCTCTCGGCGATGGCGACAAAGGTCTTCAGCAGATCGAGGTCGAGGGGCAGGGCCATGGTGCTATCAGCATAACGAATAGCTTTCACCAAATCTATTCGTTTGCATGAAGATGAGTGCAGTGGCTTGCTGATCGTCCACGCGACGCGGACAAACCCATATGAGCGACATGCCGACCAGCCGATTTCCTGCCCTGAGCCTGGCGGTCGCGATGATGATCGCCGGCACGGTCGGTGCCTTTGTCACGGAGGCGGGGGTCGATCCCATCACCACCGTCTTCTGGCGCTGCGTTTTCGCCACGCTGTTCCTGGGCGCATGGTGCCTGCTGCGCGGCTACCTGCCGGATCCTCGCCTTTCCAGGGCCAGGCTGTTACGCGCGGCGCTCTGCGGCGTCTGCATGGTGCTGAGCTGGGTCTTCTTCTTTGCCGGTTTTGCCCGCACCTCGATCGCCGTCATGACGATCATCTATCACATCCAGCCGTTCTTCGTGGTCTTGATCGGCGTGGTGTTTCTCAAGGAGCGGGTCAGCGCTGACCAGGTCGTCTGGATGGTTCTGGCCTTTGTCGGAGTCGTGCTGGCGAGCGGTCTTGTCGCTTCAAATACCGTAATCACCGCGAGCTGGGCCATGGGCATCCTCATGGCGCTCGGCGGCGCGCTGCTCTATGCGATCGTGACGGTCCTCGCCAAGGGGCTCGGCGAGCAGCGCCCGGAAGTGACGGTGTTGTGCCAGACCGTCGTGGGCGCGCTCATGCTGGCCCCGCTGGCGAATTTCTCGCAAAGCATTGCGATCACGTCCTGGGGATGGTTGATCGGCATTGGCGTGCTGCACACTGGCGTCGCTTATGTGATGATGTTTTCGGCCTATCCGCGCCTTTCCACGCCGGTCATCGGCGTGCTGACCTTCATCTATCCCGTGGTCGCCATTCTCATCGACTGGGCGATCTATGATCATCCGATCGGGCTGCCGCAGGCGATCGGCATGGTGATGATCGCGTCCGCGACATTGGGTGTGCGTCTCGGGTGGCGTTTTCCGGGACGGGCGGCATCCATATCTCCCGCCGAATAGCTTGCTGCACGGTCTGGTGTCACACAGCCTTCAAGCCGGAAACCTACAGAGCTGCTCTAACGTCCTTTCCCTGGAGCAGCCGTGGCCTACGAACGAAACGACGCCTTTGCCGAGACATTCACCGAAATCGGCAGGAGCGGGCCTCCCCATTATCTCAACCGTCGCTTCGACGCGGATGGCACATTCCTGCCGCAGCCTGGAAACACCATCGTCAGCCATGTCATCGACGGTTCGGCAACGCAGCGAGCGCTGGCGCGTGTACGTGAGGCGCTCAAGGCACTGCCTTACGGCGACCGCTTTGCCTATACGCCGGTTTCCAGCCTGCACATGACCGTCTTCCAGGGCACGATCGAAGGGCGGCGCAAGCCGGCCTACTGGCCGCAGGAGCTCGCCTTCGAGGCACCGATCGACGAGACCACGACCTTCTTTCTCGAGCGCCTGAAAGCCTTTCCGGAAGCGTCGGAATTTCGCATGCGGCCCGTTGAAGTCACTCCGCTGGGGTTGGTCGTGACCGGTGCCACGCTTACAGACGAACAGAGCATTCGCGCGCTGCGTGACCGGCTGACCGTGCCTTTCGGCTATAGCCACCCGGATCACGACAGCTATACCTTCCACATCACGCTTGCCTATCTCAAAGCATGGCTGCCGGCAGGTGCAGAGACTACTTATCTGCCAGCGCTGGCTGAGCTGACGCGCGAACTTGCAGCGGAGGTCGAGGTGCTTGAACTCGAAGTGCCGGCATTCTGCACCTTCAACGACATGACCGAATTCAAGCCACAGCACTACATTGCCTGAGTGTGCGGCGCGGGCCTGGCCTTTCGTTAAGCTTCAAGTGCTCCGGCGCGGGCATCCTCGCTGCGCTCGCTGCCAACCAGCTTGACGAGATCGTCCCCCTTTCGCGTGATGCGATGTGACCGGCGGGTCAGGATATAGCCATCCTGTGGCGCGAAGATTTCGGCACGGCCGCCGGCTTCGCCTGGCGTGTGCACGATGGTGGCCAGCCTGTCGCCCTTCTTGACCCAGTCGCCGGGCTTCACGTCATAAAGCAAGGCACCGGCCTTGGGGGCGGGCATCATGTCGATGTTTTCGAGCGGCGCGACTACGCCTTCGAAGCGGCCGGGCTTCGGCACCGTGGTGTCGGCAACGACGCCACGCGCGACAAGTAGCCTGTAGAGGCCCGCGGCATCGGCTTCAGCGGTTGCCCCGTTGACGTCGGCAACGCCGCGATATTCGACGGTCGTGACGACAAGGCTCCCGAGCCTTTCCCTGCCGCTGGCCAGATGCGGCTGCAACGATGCTTCCTCGAAGGCCGAGCCGCTTTCGCCTTCCCAAAGCAACACGGCTTCAACACCCATGGCGGCGGCACAATCCTGCATTGCAGGCCACAACACGGCGGGTACGTAGAGATAGGCGGTGCTTTCGTCGTCGCAATGCAGGTCGAGCACGATGTCGTGGCCGACCGATAGCTTGAGCAGCCGTGCCTTCAGGCGCTGGTCGACCGTCGGAAGGTACTCTTCCTCAGGCAGCAGCGAGATATCCGGCTTGTCGATCAGTGGGAAGTCGCGGTTGAAATTGACGCGGTTCGGCAGGTGGAAACGGCCTTCCAGCTCGCCGAAGATGTATTGCGCGCGACCGACCGGATTGGCCCATGGCACGACGGTGATCGAGCCTTTGATGCGACCTTCGGCTTCGGCTTTGGTAAGCAACGGCATCAACGCATCAATGGCAACCGTGCCGGGCAGCTCGCCGGCATGCAATGCCGCTTGCAGATAGGCGGTTGGCGCCTTGCTATCGCTTCCCTTGAAACGGTAGACCGGAAATTCGTAGGCAACGCCCGCGCTGTCGCCGACAAGCCGCTCGATCGTCTTTTCCATGGTCTTCTCCCTTCGGGAGCAATTCCAGCAAAAGTGGGTAGCGGTTGCGTCCGGAATTGCGTCAAACAAAAATCAGAGCGTTTGCTCGTTTTCGAGAATAACGGAAACACTCAAGTGATTGCCGTTCTTGCCGTGCATACGGGTGCATGTCGAGTGGTCCAGCGCTGCGGACGATGAGCGCAGCGCTGGATCCGGCATTGCCGATCAGACGAGCGGCTTGAGTTCCTGCGCAATCGTTGGCAGCAGCTCGGCGACATTGGGATGGATGTGCACGGCACGTTGCAGTGTCCTCACCGGCGCCCTGGCGTACATCAGGTCGAGCACACAATGCACCACCTCGTCGCCCCCGGGTCCCAGCACGGAACAACCGAGGATTTCGCCACTGTCGGCATCGACCAGGATCTTCATGAACCCTTGCGTCTCACCCTTTTCCACCGCCCGGCCAACTCTGGTCATCGGGCGCTGGCCAACCAAAGCGCGACGACCGGACCTGCGCACGGCTGCCTCGGTCATGCCGGCACGGCCAAGTGGCGGATCGGTATAGAGCGCATAGGCCTCGATACGATCACTGACTTTGCGAGGATCGTTGTCGAGCAGGTTTGCGGCAACGATTTCGTAGTCGTTGTAGGAGGTGTGCGTGAAGGCACCCTTGCCGTTGCAGTCGCCCATTGCCCAGATATGCGGCACGCTGGTGTGCAACTGATCGTCCACCTCGACGAAGCCGCGCTTGTCGACCGTCACGCCAGCCTTGTCGAGGCCAAGGTCGTCGGTGTTTGGAATACGGCCAAGCGCCAGCAGCACATGCGAGGCGATCACGGGCGGCTTGCCCTGCGCAAAGGTGACGGCAGTCTGGTCGTCCTGCCTGGTGAAGGAGATCTCTTCAGCACCGAGGTGCACGGTGATCCCTTCCTTCTCGAACATGGACAGGATGGTTCCGGACACATCCTCATCCTCGCGTCCGATCAGACGAGGGGCTCTTTCGATGACGGTGACCTCAGAGCCAAAACGGCGGAACATCTGCGCGAATTCCAGCGAGATGTAGCTGCCACCGACGACAACGAGATGCCCGGGCAGCACGTCGAGGTCCATGATCGATGAGTTGGTGAGGAAGGTGATGTCGGCGAGGCCGGGCAGGTCCGGCACCGAGGCACGGCCACCGACATTGAGGAAAATCTTCCCCGCGGTGAGCAGGTCATCGCCGACACGAACAGTGTGCGGATCCTCAAAGCGGGCATGGCCGCGGAACAGCGTGCAGCCAGGCATGGATGCGATCCAATCTTCCAATCCCTTGCGGGCGTCGTTGGACACCTTGTCCTTGCGCGCCTTGATCGCTTTCATATCCACGCCGACAGGACCGGAAAGCGTCACGCCATAGTCGGCAGCGCGGCGAGCGAGGTGTGCGGCATAGGCACTGGCAACCATTGTTTTGGTCGGCATGCAGCCGGTGTTGACACAAGTGCCGCCAACCAGCTTGCGCTCGACCAGCGCGACCCTCATGCCGGCAGCACTGAGGCGGCCGGCCAGCGAGGGGCCGGCCTGGCCGCAACCGATGATGATGGCATCGAATGTCCTGGCTGCGCCCGTCATGCGACAGCCATGACGATCAGAAGCGCACCGACGATTGCAATGACATCCTCGACCAGGGCGGCGGGGAGGTCGCGTCCGAAAGCGGCGGCCATCCTGGCGCGCAACTCCGCACCGCCATAGGTCCCGATGACAGCGCCGACGGCACCGGCGATCAGTCCGCCGATCAGTACTCCTCCCGTCGTGCCGACGACAGCGCCGGCAAAAGCGCCTCCGACAAGCCGTGCGCCAAACTGCTGCGGCACCTTGCGGCTTGGCGTGGATGGAAGCTGGTCGGCGATCAGCTCGACAACGGCGAGGACCGAGAAAATGGCGACGGTGATCCAGTGGCCGGTGAAGCTTGCCCAGGTACCGGTCACCGGCAGCCAGCCAAGATAGGTGCCCCAGGCCACCGCGGCGGGCGCCATCATGGTTCGCAAGCCGGCGACGACGCCGATCAGCAGCGCAAGCAGAAAAAGCATCTTAACCCCCTCGATTGACCAGCAGTGGCCACATGAGCAACCTATCATATGAGTGGTATTTGACCATGGCTGCGGTATCGGACGAACGCGTTCGCAACCGCGCTGATCGCGATGCCACGGCGAGCATTCCGGAGACCGGCAATGATGAAAAGTGAACTGCAGAAGATGGCCTCCGGTGAGTGGTACAACTGTGTCGACCCGGAACTTGATGTGTTGGTCTCGCTGCCAGCGAAGCGATCTTCGAGCACAATTCGCTGCCGCCCCGGCAGCGCGGCGACATCGCGCCGGTTCTGCGCGGGCTTTTGGGACTGGCGGGGCAAGGCGTGCGCATCGAAGCGCCTTTCCATTGTGCCTATGGCTTCAATATATTCCTCGGGGATCGCGTTTTCCTGAATGCTTCATGTGTCGTTCTGGACACCGCACCGGTGCATATCGGCAAGGCGACCATGCTTGGTCCGCATGTGCAGATCTATTGTCCCGAACATCACAAGGGGGCGGCCGAACGGCGTTCCGGTCTGGAAATCGGCCGGCCGGTTACAATCGGCGAGAACGCCTGGATCGGCGGAGGTGCCATCATCCTGAGCGGCGTGACGATCGGCGACAACGCCATCGTCGGTGCCGGTTCCGTGGTGACCCGGGACATGCCCGCCGGAGCCACCGTCGTCGGCAATCCTGCTCGGCCAGTTCGCTGAAATCATTGTTCCTGTGGGTTGACAGGCAAGCCGCGGGTCGCGTTACTAGCGTCGTTAATGTTCTCAGGGCGGGGTGAAAGTCCCCACCGGCGGTAAGAGCTTCGGCTCAAGCCCGCGAGCGCTTTCCGGCTTGCCGGAAAGGTCAGCAGATCCGGTGCGATTCCGGAGCCGACGGTTACAGTCCGGATGGAAGAGAACGAGCGGATCAACGGTAGCGCAAGCTGCCGCTTTTCCGTGTCGTGCGTCCTGATTCTGGTTCGAAACGGAAGGAAGGACCCATGAATCAGCAATCCCAGAAACAGTTCGAAACCCGTCGCGTCGCCGTCATTCGCGCACGCTGGCATGCCGATATTGTCGACCAATGCGTCGAAAGCTTTACCAAGGAAATCGAGGCGTTGAGCGGAGGTAGTCTGGTCGTCGACGTCTTCGATGTGCCGGGCGCCTATGAAATTCCGCTGCATGCCAAGACGCTTGCCCAGACAGGCCGCCATGCAGCGGTGCTTGGCGTTGCCTTCGTCGTGAACGGCGGCATCTATCGCCACGAATTCGTGGCGCAGGCAGTGCTGGACGGCATGATGAATGTCCAGCTCGGGACCGGCGTACCGGTGCTGTCAGCTGTGCTGACGCCACACAATTTCCACGACGGCGCCGAGCATCACCGCTTCTTCTTCGAGCATTTCAAGGTCAAAGGCCGCGAAGCGGCCCATGCCTGTGTCGAAATCCTCAAGGCGCGCGAGTTGATCGCGGCTTAAGCAAGAGAATAGGGCAGTAGGGCAGGTCGTTTTCGACTGCCCTACTGCCATTCCCGTTTAGAACAACCCCTCGATCTGTCCCTGATCGTTGAGGAAGATCTTCTCCGACGATGGTTTGGAGGGCAGGCCGGGCATGGTCATGACCTCGCCGCAGATGATGACGACGAAGCCGGCACCGGCAGCAAGACGGACCTCGCGCACCGGAACCGTGTGGCCGGTCGGAGCACCACGCAGGTTCGGATCGGTCGAGAAGGAATACTGCGTCTTGGCCATGCAGACGGGAAGGTTGCCGTAGCCGGCCTGTTCCCACTGGTGCAGCTGATCACGGATCGCCTTGTCGGCGATCGCCTCGTCACCGCGATAGATGCGCTTGACGATGGTGTTGATCTTCTCGAACAGCGGCATGTCGTCGGGATAGAGCGGCGAGAACTGCGAGGCGCCGCTCTCGGCGATCTCCACCACCTTGTGGGCAAGCTCCTCGATGCCGGCGGAGCCCTGCGCCCAGTGCTTGCAC
This genomic window contains:
- a CDS encoding EamA family transporter; the encoded protein is MSDMPTSRFPALSLAVAMMIAGTVGAFVTEAGVDPITTVFWRCVFATLFLGAWCLLRGYLPDPRLSRARLLRAALCGVCMVLSWVFFFAGFARTSIAVMTIIYHIQPFFVVLIGVVFLKERVSADQVVWMVLAFVGVVLASGLVASNTVITASWAMGILMALGGALLYAIVTVLAKGLGEQRPEVTVLCQTVVGALMLAPLANFSQSIAITSWGWLIGIGVLHTGVAYVMMFSAYPRLSTPVIGVLTFIYPVVAILIDWAIYDHPIGLPQAIGMVMIASATLGVRLGWRFPGRAASISPAE
- a CDS encoding DUF1868 domain-containing protein; its protein translation is MAYERNDAFAETFTEIGRSGPPHYLNRRFDADGTFLPQPGNTIVSHVIDGSATQRALARVREALKALPYGDRFAYTPVSSLHMTVFQGTIEGRRKPAYWPQELAFEAPIDETTTFFLERLKAFPEASEFRMRPVEVTPLGLVVTGATLTDEQSIRALRDRLTVPFGYSHPDHDSYTFHITLAYLKAWLPAGAETTYLPALAELTRELAAEVEVLELEVPAFCTFNDMTEFKPQHYIA
- a CDS encoding LysR substrate-binding domain-containing protein, which produces MALPLDLDLLKTFVAIAESGSFSNAAPRVGRSQSAVSMQMQRLEQTIGKPLLIRTPRAVVPNAAGEEFLVYARRLLKLSDEALASVTRPEEAGSVRLGVPDDYAAYLLPPVLSRFSAAHPLVTVELVCEQSTALVKTLEEGRLDLAIITRLPDQALEVLRLERCVWVASPNHVAWEKDPLPVALFEPGCAARVNMLQVLSSIDRTFHCTYSSASLLGLIAVVQAGLAVAGLAQLSVPPSLRIIGENEGLPPLPDLEIGIMRNPMSATPAVERLNEFLRRDLTEKPQPG
- a CDS encoding FAD-containing oxidoreductase, which codes for MTGAARTFDAIIIGCGQAGPSLAGRLSAAGMRVALVERKLVGGTCVNTGCMPTKTMVASAYAAHLARRAADYGVTLSGPVGVDMKAIKARKDKVSNDARKGLEDWIASMPGCTLFRGHARFEDPHTVRVGDDLLTAGKIFLNVGGRASVPDLPGLADITFLTNSSIMDLDVLPGHLVVVGGSYISLEFAQMFRRFGSEVTVIERAPRLIGREDEDVSGTILSMFEKEGITVHLGAEEISFTRQDDQTAVTFAQGKPPVIASHVLLALGRIPNTDDLGLDKAGVTVDKRGFVEVDDQLHTSVPHIWAMGDCNGKGAFTHTSYNDYEIVAANLLDNDPRKVSDRIEAYALYTDPPLGRAGMTEAAVRRSGRRALVGQRPMTRVGRAVEKGETQGFMKILVDADSGEILGCSVLGPGGDEVVHCVLDLMYARAPVRTLQRAVHIHPNVAELLPTIAQELKPLV
- a CDS encoding succinylglutamate desuccinylase/aspartoacylase family protein; translated protein: MEKTIERLVGDSAGVAYEFPVYRFKGSDSKAPTAYLQAALHAGELPGTVAIDALMPLLTKAEAEGRIKGSITVVPWANPVGRAQYIFGELEGRFHLPNRVNFNRDFPLIDKPDISLLPEEEYLPTVDQRLKARLLKLSVGHDIVLDLHCDDESTAYLYVPAVLWPAMQDCAAAMGVEAVLLWEGESGSAFEEASLQPHLASGRERLGSLVVTTVEYRGVADVNGATAEADAAGLYRLLVARGVVADTTVPKPGRFEGVVAPLENIDMMPAPKAGALLYDVKPGDWVKKGDRLATIVHTPGEAGGRAEIFAPQDGYILTRRSHRITRKGDDLVKLVGSERSEDARAGALEA
- a CDS encoding DUF4126 domain-containing protein, which translates into the protein MLFLLALLIGVVAGLRTMMAPAAVAWGTYLGWLPVTGTWASFTGHWITVAIFSVLAVVELIADQLPSTPSRKVPQQFGARLVGGAFAGAVVGTTGGVLIGGLIAGAVGAVIGTYGGAELRARMAAAFGRDLPAALVEDVIAIVGALLIVMAVA